In one window of Drosophila innubila isolate TH190305 chromosome 2L unlocalized genomic scaffold, UK_Dinn_1.0 4_B_2L, whole genome shotgun sequence DNA:
- the LOC117781859 gene encoding protein chiffon-like isoform X2 translates to MQPQSDKQSAIKSKLSTTTTTRATNPQQQQQPQPEPYQQPQSRSHQRSKVKVIKSKRPLCHFKFYLDICDHQLTKRIESEIKALGGTLEFFLNDSITHFITDKDKSCPNPIPVAVPAATNQNQNSRSRPGTPLTPATPNTSASGINEDVTGGIQRKSRQTRADTILSRVREAQQSPSIPIDSNPSQKHHQRHNSNSNNKQNLNVTYIVWQTEYALRFFQRIQTELRQYLQGGGGGGAEGSLTGSGTSDRSANIQLKGNFIKIESIKRNHRPYYHLIKQPEEWPKLDLSSDDGAFRLQAKKTTTTTDVLQSMTRKSLGSRTSQRQLDKDQDTSKEQAQRTAQLVPLQHAALQACKKQAASIQTPDSPRSHCRDHIKESSDKQCGVCEICKIEYDTLTIHLQSKDHELFAKNANNFLGLDTLIQVSASLSGFLQREEQLQKLQTEKTETETEQKDIEIYSDMEVDELLSDSAIALTLKSVNQTDNNNSSGNNNSNNNNNNNNRQRPSPVLREKSKRITKGKHSSEKFQATPNSPTNPHAQTPTQTPSPTKKVTSLAELQRMELSASNNATTTAATPTNPTRRKTNNSVLSPPIRAMLPPSSLYKVVEASDATATPPRMRRGATNATIDSPSLIVKFQKVRQSELQRLNGEAENFMFPRTTTTTTTTTRSSSELLTDVDRQTTSDARGHHSISSASIDSTSELEAVACSTATTAVMPGRAAAVGRRRKGAGVGTGTGTGVAPLQLLRQLSTGSSSSNGSGGGGGQQRFPNAPIQPEMQSQLLKSRQTMATTTTTATATATRKSSRMATAIVTAATTSSQLQLRRQTQSKLEDGMGEQANTNRKKMTKQLQQQQQQQEQQIQEDEHEDENEEDDDEDDDVSSCSSGSDEDYVASTKLSKSLPATTTATSRVDTREERAARRLSRISINLKRNAGQANTLKKSPARRSIKYQKLTTPKAKQEKQQTQLTATTTTPTTTTKGTKATMTKMTTTTLGTDLMFDCSKSLRLQKLRYAFEELPNADLWHHVFQRQDAGEEHYYSYYGSTRYRKLPYEMGPIPMERTKSHNCKLCPQQQQQQQKEQEQHSSELKSQIKLEQSDSNQTTTTTNTTCSMYKHKKLHLLQRYQQEQQQQQKRQQQQQLNIRLPIVKCDSKASTPELMERDFVPLSERAQLLEVERACSSSSSCSNSNSNSNSQKSSVNSRNKHLARVVDLPPRKSPREHASTLALVSCIIRQRQDSQSKTNSEAEEPTLKQPLKQEKEQQEVATTPTTAAASVSVSTTTTTCAPPNKIRSQAATPVEELRFATEISETVKRMRRGQNKYDAVTTTVPATECTSTPARCRRPTAAAAAAAAAAAVTAAVSYSRRLELARREVNSSSVMLGKRKRRQMTIKSGTVQSASGMSLAAGVRKLPSKKGILEYEMEDSALKALDASMQYVNPMLIAWQIDKYLELTNRDLNELSLNVEEEERDQDQEQHRVQQQVQTPPPTDYCFTSEFDLCDLLAASAGSGDDDDEFRSSRSGCRRNSRMNLFSSYQRKRKCLKSNRTGWPRVQRRRAARTQNDEPINFRELGVFDNLETGKHQGLKQEPLETEEEQTTTTTTTTTVDKEINREQDDDDNDEGDGGKAANKDEGTTRQDAVMTPPATDVEEQVGCHENDDESVDEAAVIESQGGDDNDDDDDDDDETMADSVDQQHNDEAEIEATDADVEEDEDAEDDDDEDDNDDDDDDDVYEDAYGEGQATANNQLTSQLTTDEPPIKRERIKYETIAKGPVDNARSPAKEPLIASNGYCLNVTSTPNTRQPRQQQHRRTPQLNGSLGSCISPSEKLGDNSDIFTVSSDGLETDLDLSNTQAGDSMDHCQHQHLRHQTTPPKRKFDISKYAPPNSGGKAASSCAAEAATAAVKSLAISQFLKKEVRVQCRRLRAPFRRFRYRR, encoded by the coding sequence ATGCAACCGCAGTCGGATAAGCAAAGTGCTATTAAAAGCAAactttcaacaacaacaacaacaagagcaacaaatcctcaacagcagcagcagccacaaccaGAGCCATACCAACAGCCACAGTCTCGGTCTCATCAGCGATCTAAAGTAAAGGTCATCAAGAGCAAACGTCCACTTTGCCATTTCAAGTTCTATTTGGACATTTGCGATCATCAGCTGACCAAGCGCATTGAGTCGGAAATCAAAGCGCTTGGAGGCACACTTGAGTTCTTTCTCAACGACAGTATTACACATTTCATAACCGATAAGGACAAGAGTTGTCCAAATCCCATTCCTGTTGCCGTTCCTGCCGCAACTAATCAGAATCAGAATAGTCGCAGTCGTCCTGGAACGCCTTTAACGCCTGCAACCCCGAATACCAGCGCATCTGGAATCAACGAGGATGTCACTGGCGGAATTCAGCGCAAAAGTCGGCAGACACGAGCCGACACGATTCTAAGTCGTGTGCGGGAAGCACAACAGAGTCCATCCATCCCAATCGATTCGAATCCTAGTCAAAAGCATCATCAGcgacacaacagcaacagtaacaacaaacaaaacttgaaTGTAACGTACATTGTCTGGCAGACTGAGTACGCATTACGTTTCTTTCAGCGCATACAGACGGAACTACGTCAATATCTACagggtggaggaggaggaggagctgaGGGATCTTTAACTGGAAGCGGAACAAGTGACAGATCAGCCAATATCCAATTGAAGGGCAATTTCATCAAGATCGAGTCAATCAAGCGAAACCATCGACCCTATTATCATTTGATTAAACAACCCGAGGAGTGGCCAAAATTAGATTTGAGCAGTGACGACGGCGCCTTTCGTTTGCAGGCCaagaagacgacgacgacgacggatGTGTTGCAGAGTATGACACGCAAGTCGCTTGGCTCACGAACATCGCAGCGTCAGCTGGATAAGGATCAAGATACGAGTAAGGAACAGGCACAGCGAACAGCACAATTGGTGCCACTGCAGCACGCCGCGTTGCAAGCGTGTAAAAAGCAAGCAGCTTCCATACAAACGCCGGATAGTCCAAGATCACATTGCCGAGATCACATTAAGGAGTCGAGTGACAAGCAGTGTGGTGTTTGTGAGATTTGCAAGATTGAATACGACACATTAACCATACATTTGCAGAGCAAGGATCACGAGCTGTTTGCCAAGAacgcaaacaattttttgggCTTGGATACACTCATCCAAGTTTCGGCCAGTTTAAGCGGGTTTCTTCAACGGGAAGAGCAGCTGCAAAAGCTGCAAACGGAGAAAACAGAAACGGAAACGGAGCAAAAAGACATTGAGATCTACAGCGATATGGAAGTGGATGAGCTGTTGAGCGATAGCGCTATTGCTCTCACCTTGAAATCGGTTAATCAAAcggataacaacaacagcagtggcaataacaatagcaacaacaataacaacaacaataacaggcAGCGACCATCGCCGGTTTTGCGTGAAAAATCCAAGCGGATCACCAAGGGAAAGCACTCATCAGAAAAGTTCCAGGCAACGCCAAATTCACCAACGAATCCACACGCACAGACACCAACACAAACGCCATCGCCAACGAAGAAAGTGACGAGTCTTGCGGAATTGCAGCGCATGGAGCTATCGGCCAGTAATAATGCCACAACAAccgctgccacgcccacaaatcCGACGCGACGCAAGACAAATAATTCGGTGTTGTCGCCACCGATTCGCGCCATGCTGCCGCCCTCATCTCTGTACAAGGTGGTAGAAGCTAGCGATGCAACAGCGACACCGCCTCGCATGAGACGAGGTGCCACAAATGCCACAATTGATTCACCCTCCTTAATTGTCAAGTTCCAGAAGGTGCGACAATCGGAGCTGCAGCGACTCAACGGTGAGGCAGAGAATTTCATGTTTCccagaacaacaacgacgacgacaacaaccacacgCAGCAGCAGTGAGTTGCTTACGGATGTGGATCGCCAGACAACATCTGATGCACGTGGTCATCATAGTATATCCTCGGCCAGCATAGACAGTACCAGCGAACTGGAGGCAGTTGCTTGCTccacagcgacaacagcagtAATGCCCGGACGTGCCGCGGCTGTGGGAAGGCGTCGCAAGGGAGCGGGAGTGGGAACAGGAACTGGAACGGGAGTGGCACCGTTGCAACTGCTACGTCAATTGTCAACtggcagcagtagcagcaatgGCAGCGGCGGTGGCGGGGGTCAGCAGCGCTTTCCAAACGCCCCCATCCAGCCGGAGATGCAATCGCAACTGTTAAAGTCACGCCAAACGAtggcaacgacgacgacaacggcgacagcgacagccaCCCGGAAGAGCAGCCGGATGGCGACAGCCATTGTGACGGCGGCAACGACCAGCAGTCAGCTGCAGTTGCGCCGACAGACGCAGTCCAAACTGGAGGATGGGATGGGGGAGCAAGCAAACACAAATAGAAAGAAGATGACaaagcagctacaacaacaacaacaacaacaggaacagcaaATACAAGAGGATGAGCACGAAGACGAGAACgaggaggatgatgatgaggacgaTGACGTTTCCAGTTGTTCCTCTGGCAGCGATGAAGACTATGTGGCCAGCACAAAGTTGAGCAAATCcctgccagcaacaacaacagcaacaagtcgTGTCGATACACGCGAAGAGCGTGCTGCCAGAAGGCTATCACGTATATCCATCAATCTGAAACGAAATGCTGGCCAAGCAAACACTCTCAAAAAGTCACCAGCAAGGCGTTCCATCAAATACCAAAAACTGACAACACCCAAAGCCAAACAGGAGAAACAACAGACGCAACTGacggcgacaacaacaacgccaacaacaacaacaaagggaACAAAGGCGACGATGACGAAGATGACAACGACGACGCTGGGAACCGATCTCATGTTTGACTGCAGCAAAAGTCTGAGATTGCAAAAGTTACGCTACGCATTTGAGGAGCTGCCCAATGCGGATCTGTGGCATCATGTGTTCCAGCGCCAGGATGCTGGAGAGGAGCACTATTATAGTTACTATGGCTCAACGCGTTATCGTAAGCTTCCCTACGAGATGGGACCCATTCCCATGGAGCGCACTAAGTCACACAATTGCAAGTTGTgtccgcagcagcagcagcaacaacaaaaggagcaggagcaacacTCGAGCGAATTAAAGTCACAAATTAAACTGGAACAGTCGGATAGCAatcagacaacaacaacaacaaacaccacTTGCTCCATGTACAAGCACAAAAAGTTGCATCTCCTGCAGCGCTAtcaacaggagcagcagcagcaacaaaaacgacagcaacaacaacaactaaacatTCGCTTGCCAATAGTCAAATGTGATAGCAAGGCCAGCACACCAGAGCTAATGGAACGTGACTTTGTGCCGCTAAGCGAACGCGCTCAATTGCTGGAGGTGGAACGGGCgtgcagctccagctccagctgcagtaatagtaatagtaatagtaatagcCAAAAGAGCAGTGTCAACTCGCGTAATAAACACTTGGCCAGAGTTGTGGATTTACCGCCACGTAAATCGCCCAGAGAGCATGCATCCACATTGGCATTGGTTAGTTGTATTATACGCCAGCGACAGGATTCACAAAGCAAGACCAATTCGGAGGCAGAGGAACCAACACTTAAACAGCCATTGAAACAGGAGAAGGAACAGCAGGAGGTGGCAACGACACCAACGACAGCAGCTGCATCCGTATCCGTatcaacaaccacaaccacatgTGCTCCTCCAAACAAGATACGTTCGCAAGCGGCGACACCAGTGGAGGAGCTGCGTTTCGCCACCGAGATAAGTGAGACTGTGAAGCGTATGCGACGtggccaaaataaatatgatgcCGTAACCACAACAGTTCCTGCCACGGAGTGCACATCCACGCCAGCTAGATGCCGTCGTCCGActgccgctgcagctgccgccgccgcagcagcagctgtcacTGCAGCCGTTAGTTACTCCCGACGTCTGGAGTTGGCCAGAAGAGAGgtgaacagcagcagcgtgATGCTGGGCAAGCGCAAGCGACGTCAAATGACAATAAAATCGGGCACAGTGCAGTCGGCATCGGGCATGTCCTTGGCGGCAGGAGTACGCAAGCTGCCCAGCAAAAAGGGGATACTCGAGTATGAGATGGAGGACAGTGCACTGAAAGCCTTGGATGCGAGCATGCAATATGTGAACCCCATGTTAATTGCCTggcaaattgataaatatctTGAGCTGACTAACCGCGATCTGAATGAACTGAGTCTCAATGTGGAGGAAGAGGAACGGGATCAGGATCAGGAACAACATCGGGTGCAACAACAGGTACAGACTCCACCGCCAACGGATTATTGTTTTACCAGCGAATTTGATCTGTGCGATCTGTTGGCCGCCAGTGCTGGCAgtggcgatgatgatgatgagttCCGCTCTTCCCGCTCCGGCTGTCGTCGAAATAGTCGAATGAATCTGTTTAGCAGCTATCAGCGAAAGCGCAAGTGCCTCAAATCGAATCGCACTGGTTGGCCCCGGGTTCAGAGACGTCGTGCCGCAAGAACGCAGAACGATGAGCCCATTAATTTCCGAGAATTGGGTGTTTTCGACAATCTGGAGACAGGAAAACATCAAGGCTTAAAGCAAGAGCCGCTGGAAACAGAGGAAGAGcaaacaacgacgacaacaacaacaacaactgtcgaTAAGGAGATCAACAGAGAACAAGATgacgatgataatgatgaagGAGATGGAGGCAAGGCAGCTAATAAAGATGAGGGAACAACACGCCAGGATGCAGTAATGACACCACCAGCCACCGATGTGGAAGAACAAGTCGGCTGCCATGAAAATGATGATGAGTCCGTTGATGAGGCTGCAGTCATTGAAAGTCAAGGcggcgacgacaacgacgatgatgatgatgatgatgatgaaacaATGGCCGATTCTGTTGATCAACAGCATAATGATGAGGCGGAAATTGAAGCAACTGATGCGGATGTTGAGGAAGATGAGGATGctgaagacgacgacgacgaagatgataatgatgatgacgatgatgatgatgtgtaTGAGGATGCCTACGGTGAGGGACAGGCAACAGCAAATAATCAGTTGACCTCCCAGTTGACTACTGATGAGCCGCCTATTAAAAGGGAGCGCATTAAATACGAGACAATTGCCAAAGGTCCAGTTGACAATGCTCGTAGTCCAGCAAAGGAGCCTTTAATCGCATCCAATGGATACTGCCTGAATGTGACATCGACACCAAACACACGACAaccgcgacaacaacaacatcgtcGGACGCCACAATTAAACGGCAGCTTGGGCAGCTGCATTTCGCCGAGCGAGAAACTAGGTGACAATTCTGACATCTTTACCGTTTCCTCTGATGGCTTGGAGACTGACCTGGATTTGAGCAACACTCAAGCCGGCGACTCCATGGATCATTGTCAGCATCAGCATTTACGTCATCAGACAACGCCGCCCAAGCGCAAGTTTGACATCAGCAAATATGCGCCACCCAACAGTGGTGGTAAGGCAGCCAGTAGTTGTGCCGCCgaagcggcaacagcagctgttaaATCGCTGGCCATATCGCAGTTCCTGAAAAAGGAGGTGCGTGTCCAATGCCGGCGACTGCGAGCGCCATTTCGTCGATTTCGATATCGTCGCTGA